In Microbulbifer sp. THAF38, the sequence TTAAGCGTGCAAATTCATAAACTCACTGCAAAAAACATTCACTAGATAAAGCCACTTTTAAAGACTTATTAATTGTTGCTGATCAAATAGTGTACGAATTGTTGGCGCTTACTTTTGAGCCGGACAGGAAAGTAGCTTGGGGAAGCTTAGAAGGCAGGTTAGTTAATATCCTAAAGCCCAAATATGAATAATCTCTAGTTACCGCCCACAACCCCTTTGCCGCAGTCTCCAAATGTAAAAATATTCCTCGAAGGAGAGTCTTGGCCAAGCTTAAGTGGAGGAATACCTCTACTTTCAAGATCCACTCGGGAATTCTCAGGGGCCCTACTTACATCAGATTAGCGATAAATTCACCAGTAGCAGATACCCAAAATACGAAAAAGGAGTATAAAATTTATTCTATTTAAATACCGCCTCCAACCATGAGGTTATTTATGCAGAAATGCTATAGAAAGCTGTAACCTCACAGACAAATAAAAAGCCCAGCAATAATACTGGGCTTTTTATTTGCAATCACTTTTTTAGTTAGGATCTTAGTTGGCACTCTTAGAATGATAAATCATCGCCTGCCATACATTCTGCTGCCCCCCACCATAGTTTTCATAAGTAGGATTCTTGATATAGCTCCAGGCCACCTTGCCATCACCTAAATACATTGGCTCGTCCAAGCCTCCCCAGCCATGATTGGGGAGCTGAACTGGTCCTTCAAGGATGTTGAGATTCGCATCAATTTCCATCACGTAAAAAGCTTTTGGGACCAGCATACGCATAGCGCCCCGACTGGCGTATATACGCTGATAGCTAAGGTTATCGGAAATGCACTGGAACTTGGCATAACCCAATAAATAACGTCCATTTCTCAGGTCAACCAATTGCGGATCACTGATCTGACAATCAGGGTCCTCAACCAACCACTTAAAACTCTGTCCACTGATACTGCCGTTGCCATCAACTTTGGCAATTCCAATACGTGTAAGGGAAGACGTATCCAAAGCATCGCCTGAATACAAACCCTGACGGGAAATCGATGGATAGTTATCGCTATCGGAATTCCAGGAATTATAACTCATATAGGAGAAGAAGCAGTTTGTAGCATCGTAGTCTGCACAATCTTCATCAAACGGACCGATGCCGTTGGGATTTACTCCTACCTCATCCCAGAGAAACCGCTCCATGTCGGCATCTTCAATGTACTTGGGGGAAACAATAACTGATAAATTAGTTTTATCGTCTATCGGGACAACAGTATGTCCGCCCCCATTGGATACCATTGCTGATGTGGAGGGGACGAAATGGTTAAAATAACCTTCAAAAGAATCATTCCACTCCATTTTGATAGCTATGGTACCTAATTGACCGTGGGTACTTTTAATTGAGTTATTCCAATCACTAGTACAGAGGGCTCCAAAACTTTCATTATCTGGATTGTAAAAAGCGCGGATATTTACCACATGTCCATTGCCACAAGCCCAGTCCCATCCGCGGTTATCTGAACCACTCATGTTCATAGACCAGTCATTTCTATTAATCACTGTAAGACCTGCTGAATAATGGGACCCACCTCCCCCATCAAATACACGGCCAGAAGCAGAAAAAGCATAACTGGAGCGTCCTTGGCTATCTGTATCTACATATATCAGCTCTTCAGTACCAACATGGGAACCACCGTGGATTTTACTAACCACATATGCATCTGGTGTTTCATGCAAAGGCTTACTGTCCCACTCCATCAGCCATATCTGATTGTTATATTTCTTTTCTTTATCAGTACCCTCCACCTTATCGAGGTTATCTTCCATTTTCATAAAGGTTGTACCGTATTTTTCTACAAGATCATCCTGAACATCGTAGTTTTCATGTGCTCTGTATCCGGTGTTACACAAGACAGCTACTCGGGAGCAATCCGTACTTACAGCAATACCATGCGATTCATAACACTGTTTTAATAGAGTTGCATTTCCAGTCTGATCGAAGCCGGCAGTTTGTGGGTTGTATTTCAATTCGTAGACGGAGCCATTGGTTGTGTCATCGACATCGGTACCTTCAGCAAGAGTAGTAGAAACAAACATCCGCGGAGTCTCAGTATCTGCTGCACAGGTGGCAACATAACTGCGGATAGGAATATCAATATCTTCCTTATTACCCTCACCATCGGTACGAGCAATATAGTGAGCCATTTGATAAACCTCTTTAGCATTGTTCATTGCCTCAGGCAACGTTACATCCACAGAGGTTAGTGTGGCGAACCCCAACTCCGTCACTTCAACATCGCCCACCATAACGGAAGTACCCACATTATCAGATATCGGAGTATCTCCCTGTCCTGTACCCTGACCACTGCCTTGACCACTACTAGTATCCCCCGAAGATCCCTCACCATCCGAAGAGGAACCCCCACCGCCACTACAAGAAGCCAAAATCACTGTTAGTGAAAGTGCCAAGAGCTTTTTATTAAAGATTATTGCCATGAAACCTGCTCGCTCAGTAAGTCGTTTTAAGATAAATACAATTGGAGATATTTACTGCAATTGAGTTATCCCAGATAAGAACAGCCGCGACCTTATTAGTTCTGCAATCGATTGTCTGTGACCCACCCGAAACAGAAACTGTGGACTACATCAAGAAAGGAGTATTCAAGGTACATGAAGGTTTATTGAGTAAAACAATATAAACGTAAAAATCCGAAGCAAAACGATCAAAAATGAAACGATATATCAGTAAAACATCAATTAATGAAAAATAAAGCTATAAAAAGACATTAAACAAAGCACTAACAATGAAAAAAATAAAAGGCAGGGTGTTTCTTCATACCGACTCATTAATAACCCAAATTATTACTTACAGACAGAAAACAACCAATTACCGTAGCTTTTAACAAAAATTGTCACCCTTTGATCTATTAGGGCCTGAAAGCAAGATATGCATATATAATAAGGACTTCATCCATCATAAAAGTAGTGCCTTTACCAATAACCCTCAATAAAAGGATACTGTAAAATGAAGTGGTTTTTCCTGTTCTTCCCCTTACTATTCTCTACCCTTTGTCTGGCAGCTCCTGAAATCAGGGGAACCCCCCAGGATTTGCGAGGACTGCTCCACCCAGCGGAGAATATCGTTACCATCCATGGCAGTGCGGAAGAAACTGCATATTCGGATAGGGCCATTGTCAGCTTGATTGTAACAACAGAAGAAGAGCTACTTTCTGATGCGATTTCCGCCAACCATAGGCTCCGCTCCAAATTGCATCAGAGCCTGACAGAGGCTGGAATCAAGGGAACAAATATTAAAAGCTCAAAGTTCTCATCCTCACCCCAATATGGCTGGATGGGCAAGAAGCCCAAGAGTTATAAGGTTGTTAACCGCATAACTATTTCAATCAACGAGGAAAACCAACTACATAGTATTGCGCAG encodes:
- a CDS encoding SIMPL domain-containing protein, encoding MKWFFLFFPLLFSTLCLAAPEIRGTPQDLRGLLHPAENIVTIHGSAEETAYSDRAIVSLIVTTEEELLSDAISANHRLRSKLHQSLTEAGIKGTNIKSSKFSSSPQYGWMGKKPKSYKVVNRITISINEENQLHSIAQLTDQNREVEIANTAFEHSEKRLYNKKVKSKALQDILEQKEDYEKALGVQLTPVGIRGDNIHYRATEGAMAVEEVVVTAARISSASAESDFFESGQGKTFDEVIYEAELSVDFRVRPQP